Proteins from a single region of Amblyomma americanum isolate KBUSLIRL-KWMA chromosome 10, ASM5285725v1, whole genome shotgun sequence:
- the LOC144108651 gene encoding acetylcholinesterase-like, translating into MCDLFQPTCHTKNIMVGVWHERKPSPDIMATEQAYTTWTPPARTPRDVAAVVTGIALLAALVVLHRSSTSDVARSPESRASEENLTVSTTLGLIRGVALHVNDKKVVAFFGIPYAQPPLGARRFRVPQRHAPWKATLDATEREEVRCAQVASGEYFEPPANASVDEDCLRVDIFVPSSLYDRSLRAIVVVLHGGGFRTGSNRDSLYDGRWLASVADVVVAVPNYRLGPLGFLRSGDKPDAPGNQGLWDQLLALQWVRTNAASFGAHQDDVTLLGVDSGAVAAGLHLLSPLSRQFFERAVLSGGSPFIMSRFSAFAESEELRQLAATACDEPHLNVAVDKDEQPLGQSAMACLRFASAEHIVNSLDEFNGVHGRPFGPLYGANVTEDDFFLPASGESLLPDEEGVGGTFGGKALLIGYAVNEGEYFLRQFIGDWDLETVDALPKPMVRMLLDRLVLHFFGAEQLAEIGRPYFGDLLAVNASSFSSAEDACVRAAAFLGDVLVKCPARMMADLASEGGARVYFYEFDYNLNELAMDDSAEVHGHWSGAPHYADALFMLGIFLSRQLPDNSHALATSRRMMGKLGAFARTGYANL; encoded by the exons atgtGCGACCTCTTCCAgccaacatgtcacacgaagaacATAATGGTCGGCgtctggcacgagcggaagccctCGCCCGACATTATGGCAACAGAACAGgcgtatactacgtggacgcctccggcccgcaCCCCGAGGGATG TGGCCGCCGTAGTCACTGGCATCGCGCTTCTGGCCGCCCTCGTCGTCCTGCACCGGTCCAGCACCTCGGACGTCGCCCGGTCGCCGGAGAGCCGTGCGTCCGAGGAGAACCTGACGGTGTCCACCACCCTGGGACTCATCCGCGGCGTGGCGCTGCACGTGAACGACAAGAAGGTGGTCGCCTTCTTCGGCATACCTTACGCGCAGCCGCCCTTGGGAGCGCGTCGGTTCCGCGTGCCACAGCGCCACGCCCCGTGGAAGGCCACGCTCGACGCCACAGAGAGGGAGGAGGTCCGGTGTGCGCAGGTCGCCAGCGGCGAGTACTTCGAACCGCCGGCCAACGCCTCGGTCGACGAAGACTGCCTGCGCGTGGACATCTTCGTTCCCAGCAGCCTGTACGACCGGTCCCTGAG GGCAATCGTGGTTGTGCTGCACGGCGGTGGATTCCGAACTGGCTCCAACAGGGACTCGCTGTACGACGGCCGCTGGCTAGCGAGCGTTGCCGACGTGGTCGTGGCGGTGCCCAACTACCGGCTCGGCCCGCTGGGCTTCCTGCGCTCCGGAGACAAGCCGGACGCCCCGGGCAACCAGGGTCTCTGGGATCAGCTGCTTGCGCTGCAGTGGGTGCGCACCAACGCGGCCTCGTTTGGCGCCCACCAGGACGACGTCACCCTTTTGGGCGTGGACAGCGGTGCGGTCGCCGCCGGCCTCCACTTGCTGTCACCGCTGAGCCGGCAGTTCTTCGAGCGCGCCGTACTGTCGGGAGGGAGCCCGTTCATAATGAGCCGCTTCAGCGCGTTCGCCGAGAGCGAAGAGTTGCGTCAGCTGGCCGCCACCGCGTGCGACGAACCACACCTGAACGTCGCGGTGGACAAGGACGAGCAGCCGCTCGGACAGTCCGCCATGGCTTGTCTTCGCTTCGCTTCGGCCGAACACATCGTCAACAGCCTGGACGAGTTCAACGGCGTCCACGGGCGGCCTTTCGGGCCGCTGTACGGGGCCAACGTGACTGAAGACGACTTCTTCCTGCCCGCGTCCGGCGAGTCCCTGCTGCCCGACGAGGAAGGAGTCGGTGGCACCTTCGGAGGGAAGGCGCTGCTCATCGGCTACGCTGTCAACGAGGGCGAGTACTTCCTGCGGCAGTTCATCGGCGACTGGGACCTGGAGACTGTGGACGCGCTGCCCAAGCCCATGGTGCGGATGCTGCTGGACCGACTGGTGCTGCACTTTTTCGGCGCCGAGCAGCTCGCGGAAATCGGGAGGCCCTACTTCGGCGACTTGCTCGCGGTCAACGCCTCGTCGTTCTCCTCCGCGGAAGACGCCTGCGTGCGCGCGGCAGCTTTCTTGGGCGACGTGCTAGTGAAGTGTCCGGCGAGGATGATGGCGGACCTCGCTTCGGAGGGCGGAGCCAGGGTCTACTTTTACGAGTTCGACTACAACCTGAACGAGCTCGCCATGGACGACTCCGCTGAGGTGCACGGCCACTGGTCCGGTGCTCCCCACTATGCTGACGCGTTGTTCATGCTTGGCATCTTCCTGAGTCGGCAGCTTCCCGACAACAGCCACGCGCTTGCCACAAGCCGCCGAATGATGGGCAAGCTGGGAGCCTTCGCCAGAACTGGGTACGCAAACCTGTAA